The DNA sequence CCCTGCGACCTGGTCACGGTGCCCGCCCGGCAGGGCCTGGAGGCGGTGGACATCCTCCGCCTCCGCGACGGGGTCGGGCCCGTCCTGCACGACGGCGAGTGCCACACCCTCGGATTCCTCGTCCCGGCCGGCACCGCGGCGGCCTGGGACGTCCCCGGCAGCGCCTGCACCCAGGCGTACGGGCGCGGGGCGCGCACCGGCCGCCACGAGCCGCCCGTCACGGGCAGCGGCTGGCTGGTGGCCCCCGAGGCGGCGCTCGCCGAGGCCACCGACCCGGCCGTGCTGCGGGCGGCGCTCGGGGAGGCGGCCCGCACCATCGAGGCCGTCGACCGCTGCCGCTGACCCGTCGGCCGGCCGTCCCGTACGGGTGCCCGGACGAACCGGGCGATACTTGACGGATGGCTAAAGGCAGGCGGGCGGCCGGGGACACGGGCCGGAGCGGACGGCGGGCGGGGCGCGGGCGCGCCGCGGAGCCCGTCACCGAGCAGGTGGCGGGCGGCCTCGCGGAGCTCGAACCGGACCCCGACCGTCCGCGGGCCAGGACCCTGCTGATCGACGGCGCGCCGCAGTCCCATGTGGACCCGGACGACCCGGCCCGCCTGGAGTTCTCCTACCAGCGGCGGCTCGGCCACGTCGCCGACCTCGCCGCGCCGCCCGGGCGCCCGGTCCAGGCCCTCCACCTCGGCGGCGGCGCCTTCACCCTGGCCCGCTACGTCGCCGCGACCCGGCCGCGCTCCACCCAGCAGGTCGTCGAGATCGACGCGCCGCTGGTCGCCTTCGTCCGGCGCGAGCTGCCGCTCGATCCCTCCTGGCGGATCCGGGTGCGCTCCGGTGACGCGCGCGAGGTGCTCGCCAAGGTGGCCGACGGGTGGGCGGATCTGATCATCGCGGATGTGTTCGCCGGGGCGCGGACGCCAGCGCATCTGACCAGCGTCGAGTTCACGGCCGATGTGCGGCGGGTGCTGCGGCCGGGTGGTCTGTACGCGGCGAACTTGGCGGACGGTCCGCCTTCCCTCGGCTTCGTCAAGTCGCAGATCGCGACCGTGGGGACGGTGTTTCCCGAGGTGTGTTTGGTGGCGGAGCCGGCGGTGTTGCGGGGGCGACGGTTTGGTAACGCGATTCTTGTGGCGTCGGATGTGGCTTTGCCATTGGGGGAGTTGGGGCGGCGTTGCGCGACGGATGCGGCGCAGGGGCGGGTGGAGGCCGGTACTGATCTCGCCGCCTTCGCCGGCGGGGCGGCGGCGGTCCGCGATGCGCACGCGAAGCCGTCGCCGGAGCCTCCGCCGTCGGTTTTCCGGTGAGGGTGCCCCAGCCCCGCCCTTTCACCGTTTCTTGCGGGGGAGGGCCCCGCACCCCTGAAGCGCCCTGCGGGCGCTGTCCTCAAACGCCGGACGGGCTGAATCAGCCCGTCCGGCGTTTGAGGACAAGGGGGTCTGGGGCGCAGCCCCAGGAAACGGCGAAAGGGCGGGACGGGGGCGACTCACCCCACCCGCCCGCCCCGAATCACCCCCCGATACCACTCCCCACTCCCCTTCACCGTCCGCGACAACGTCGCGTAATCGACGTACACGATCCCAAACCGCTTGCTGTACCCGTACGCCCACTCGAAGTTGTCGAGCAGCGACCACACGAAGAACCCCCACACGTCCGCCCCGTCCCCCAACGCCCGCAGCACCGCGTCGAAGTGCCCGCGCAGATAGGCGATGCGGTCGGGATCGTGCACGGCCCCCCGGCCGTCCGGCTTGTCGTCGTAGGCGGCGCCGTTCTCGGAGACGGCGAGGGGGAGGCCGGGGGCTTCGCGGGTGAAGCGCAGGAGGAGGTCGTACAGGCCGCTCGGATCGACGGTCCAGTCCATGGCCGTCCGGGGTCCCGGAGGCTGGTGGAAGGCGACGCCCTGGGCCCCGGGATAGGGCGAACGCGCAGGTGAGGGGCGGTTGTCAGTGGCGGCTGATACAACGGACGGCGTGTAGTAGTTGATGCCCAGCCAGTCCAGGGGGTGCTTGATGACGGAGGTGTCGCCGTCGCGGACGAACGACCAGTCCGTGATCTTGGCCGTGTCGTCGATCAGGTCGGCGGGGTACGCGCCGTGGAGCATGGGCCCGGTGAAGATACGGGTGGAGAGCGCGTCGATACGCCGCTGAGCGTCCAGGTCGGCGGGTGACGTGGTGCGGGCCCGGACGGCGTTGGGGTTGAGGACGACCGCGACGCGCGCCCGGCGCGGCAGGGTGGCGCGCAGTGCCTGGGCGCCCAGCCCATGGGCGAGGTTGAGGTGGTGCGCGGCGCGCAGGGCCGCGGCGTCGTCGGTGCGCCCGGGGGCGTGTACCCCCGAGGCGTAGCCCAGGAAGGCGCTGCACCAGGGCTCGTTGAGGGTGGCCCAGCACTCGACCCGGTCGCCCAGCGCCCGTGCGACGAGCTCGGCGTAGTCGGCGAAGCGGTAGGCGGTCTCGCGGGCCGGCCAGCCGCCCGCCGTCTCCAGCTCCTGCGGCAGGTCCCAGTGGTAGAGGGTCAGGACGGGCTTGATGCCGTGGGCGAGGAGCTCGTCGGCGAGCCGGCGGTAGAAGTCGAGGCCCTTGGGTGAGGCGGGCCCGCTGCCGGTGGGCTGGACGCGGGGCCAGGAGACGGAGAAGCGGTAGGCGCCCAGGCCGAGGCGGGCCATCAGGCGGACGTCCTCGGCGTACCGGTGGTAGTGGTCGGTGGCCGTGTCGCCGGTGTCGCCGTTCAGCACCTTGCCGGGCGTGTGGCTGAAGGTGTCCCAGATGGAAGGGGTGCGGCCGTCCTCGTGGACCGCGCCCTCCACCTGGTACGCGGCGGTCGCGGCGCCCCAGACGAAGCCGGGAGGGAAGGTCGTGGGCATGAACACGCTCCGGAGGAGAGAGAAGAAGGGGCGGAGGGGGACGGGGGAGATGACGGAGCCGGCACGGGCGTCAGCCCTTGACCGCGCCGCGCATGATGCCGCCGACGATGTGCCGTCCGAAGAGGGCGAGCACGAGCAGCAGCGGCAGCGTGCCGAGCAGCGCCCCGGCCATCACGACGGCTTGGTCGGGGACGTAGCCGCGGCCGAGGCCGGTGAGGGCCACCTGGACGGTCGGGTTGTCCTGGGTCAGCGCGATCACCGGCCAGAAGAAGTCGTTCCAGGACTGCACGAAGGAGAGCATCCCGAGCACCGCCATCGCGGGCCGGGCGACGGGGAGGACGACGTGCCGTACGACGCGCAGGCTGCCGGCGCCGTCGACCCGGGCGGCCTCGATCAGTTCGGTGGGCAGCGCCTCCACGAGGTACTGCCGCATGAAGAACACGCCGAACGCGCTGACCAGGGTGGGCAGGACGACCGTCTGCAGCCGGTCGGTCCAGCCCAGCTCCGCGACGAGTGCGAACAGGGGGACCACCGAGAGCTGTGGGGGCACCATCATCGTGCCCACCACCACCGCCAGCAGGGCGTTCCGCCCCCGGAACCGCAGCTTGGCGAAGGCGAAGCCGGCGAGGGTGCAGAAGAGGACGGTGCCCAGGGCGACGCAGCCGGCGACCAGCGTCGTGTTCAGCAACGCCAGGCCCAGGTTGGCGTCGCTCCACGCGATGCCCAGGTTGTGCGCCAGGTTGCCGCCGAACCAGAGGGGCGGCGGGGTGTGCGCGAGCCGGGTGTTGTCGTGCGAGGCGGCCACGGCCGTCCACACCAGGGGCAGCACCGAGCCCGCGGTGAAGAGGACGAGCACGGTGTATCCGAGCGGTCCGGTGCGTGGCCGCCCGCCGGCCGGCGCGCGGGTGGCGCGGGTGACGGGGGTGGCAGGGGCGGGGACGGGCACGGCGGCTCCTCAGCGGTCCGTGCGCAGCCGGCGGGCGAGCAGCCCGCCCACGGCGGCGACCAGCAGCAGGATCAGGAACATGGCCCAGGCCACGGCGGAGGCACGGCCGAGGTGGAAGCCGAACCACCCCTGCTCGTACAGATAGAGGCCCAGGGTCTGGAACTGGTGCGAGGCCCCGCCCTTCTGCCCGGCCGCCCCGCCGAACAGCAGGGGCTCGCCGAACAGCTGGGTCGCCCCGATCGTCGAGACGACGACGGTGAACAGGATCGTCGGCCGCAGCGAGGGCACGGTGACGTGCCGGAACTGCCGGATCCGCGAGGCGCCGTCCAGCGCCGCCGACTCGTACAGCTCGTCGGGGATCGCCTGCATGGCGGCCAGGTAGATCAGCGCGTTGTAGCCCGTCCACCGCCAGACGACGATCGAGGAGACGGCGATCCGGGAGGTCCACGTGCCGTTCTGCCAGTCGACCGGGTCGACGCCCGCCAGCCCCAGCGCCCAGTTGATCAGCCCGTAGTCCCGCCCGTAGAGGAGGACGAACACCAGGGTGGCCGCGGCGACCGACGTGGCGTACGGGGTGAGGAGGGCGACGCGCCAGAAGGTGGCGGCCCGCAGCCGCTGGTGCAGAAGATGCGCCAGACAGAGGGCCGTCAGCAGTTGGGGGACGGTCGAGAGCACGCCGATGGTGAAGGTGTTGCCCAGGGCGTTCCAGAAGAACTCGTCGTGCAGCAGCCGGAGGTAGTTGCGCGCCCCGGCCCACTCCATCCGGCTCAGGTCCGTGAGTTCGAGCCGGTGGAGTGAGGCCCAGCCGGTCCAGAGGAGGGGGAAGAGACCGAATGCGGAGAAGAACAGGAAGAACGGCGCCACGAACGCGTACGGGCTCCAGCGCACGTCCCACCGGTGACGGCGGGTGCGCCAGGCGGCGCGGCGGTCCCGGCCGGGGGCGGGCGGGGGGTGCGACGGGCCCGGAGCCGGCTCCGCGCCGGGGTCCTCGACGGTGGTGGGCGGCGCCGAGGTCATTCGTCCACCGCGTTGTGGATCTCCTTCTGGGCCGCCGCCCAGGCCGCCCGCGGGTCCCTGCCCTGCTGCTCGACCTGCGGGATGCCGACGTCGGTGAAGGCGGTGCCGATCTGCTGCTCGTGCGGCCCGATCACCAGCGTGGGCGCCCCCTGGGCGGCCCGGGCGAAGATCCGCGCGACCGGGGCCCCGCCGAAGTAGGGGTTCCGCGCGTCCCGCAGCTCCGGCATGCCGTA is a window from the Streptomyces mobaraensis genome containing:
- a CDS encoding spermidine synthase, which produces MAKGRRAAGDTGRSGRRAGRGRAAEPVTEQVAGGLAELEPDPDRPRARTLLIDGAPQSHVDPDDPARLEFSYQRRLGHVADLAAPPGRPVQALHLGGGAFTLARYVAATRPRSTQQVVEIDAPLVAFVRRELPLDPSWRIRVRSGDAREVLAKVADGWADLIIADVFAGARTPAHLTSVEFTADVRRVLRPGGLYAANLADGPPSLGFVKSQIATVGTVFPEVCLVAEPAVLRGRRFGNAILVASDVALPLGELGRRCATDAAQGRVEAGTDLAAFAGGAAAVRDAHAKPSPEPPPSVFR
- a CDS encoding GH1 family beta-glucosidase, which gives rise to MPTTFPPGFVWGAATAAYQVEGAVHEDGRTPSIWDTFSHTPGKVLNGDTGDTATDHYHRYAEDVRLMARLGLGAYRFSVSWPRVQPTGSGPASPKGLDFYRRLADELLAHGIKPVLTLYHWDLPQELETAGGWPARETAYRFADYAELVARALGDRVECWATLNEPWCSAFLGYASGVHAPGRTDDAAALRAAHHLNLAHGLGAQALRATLPRRARVAVVLNPNAVRARTTSPADLDAQRRIDALSTRIFTGPMLHGAYPADLIDDTAKITDWSFVRDGDTSVIKHPLDWLGINYYTPSVVSAATDNRPSPARSPYPGAQGVAFHQPPGPRTAMDWTVDPSGLYDLLLRFTREAPGLPLAVSENGAAYDDKPDGRGAVHDPDRIAYLRGHFDAVLRALGDGADVWGFFVWSLLDNFEWAYGYSKRFGIVYVDYATLSRTVKGSGEWYRGVIRGGRVG
- a CDS encoding carbohydrate ABC transporter permease, coding for MPVPAPATPVTRATRAPAGGRPRTGPLGYTVLVLFTAGSVLPLVWTAVAASHDNTRLAHTPPPLWFGGNLAHNLGIAWSDANLGLALLNTTLVAGCVALGTVLFCTLAGFAFAKLRFRGRNALLAVVVGTMMVPPQLSVVPLFALVAELGWTDRLQTVVLPTLVSAFGVFFMRQYLVEALPTELIEAARVDGAGSLRVVRHVVLPVARPAMAVLGMLSFVQSWNDFFWPVIALTQDNPTVQVALTGLGRGYVPDQAVVMAGALLGTLPLLLVLALFGRHIVGGIMRGAVKG
- a CDS encoding carbohydrate ABC transporter permease, whose translation is MTSAPPTTVEDPGAEPAPGPSHPPPAPGRDRRAAWRTRRHRWDVRWSPYAFVAPFFLFFSAFGLFPLLWTGWASLHRLELTDLSRMEWAGARNYLRLLHDEFFWNALGNTFTIGVLSTVPQLLTALCLAHLLHQRLRAATFWRVALLTPYATSVAAATLVFVLLYGRDYGLINWALGLAGVDPVDWQNGTWTSRIAVSSIVVWRWTGYNALIYLAAMQAIPDELYESAALDGASRIRQFRHVTVPSLRPTILFTVVVSTIGATQLFGEPLLFGGAAGQKGGASHQFQTLGLYLYEQGWFGFHLGRASAVAWAMFLILLLVAAVGGLLARRLRTDR